Within Channa argus isolate prfri chromosome 4, Channa argus male v1.0, whole genome shotgun sequence, the genomic segment ATGCAGCTGGGACTGAAATCTGactatgttttaataaaatgtaagaattaAATATGTCAGAGAGCTTTTGAGCACTTTTCGACGTGGAAGTTTAGAGAACTGGGAGCAGATCCAGGGCTCATCAGCAGAAATGGGAAAAATAAAGTCAGCTTCACGTTTGTCCAATACTgctcttaaaaatgtgttttataacctctgtttgtttttcagctgtaTCACTTTTTCATctagaaacaaaaaatatttgtcactTTCTCGCTATTTAAATAACCAAACTAAACAATTATTAAATCAGATGCttaatttcattataaatattgATGGTAAAAATTGACTGTTTGTTAAAGTCAGCATCTGCATGTCACAGATGTTTAGAGCTGTAATAGCAATAAATTCTGGCGATTGAGAagcagaactttttttttttttgacaaatctTAACTAATTGtctcttttctttggttttattatttgaatcATTCATGTTTGGGTTACATTTGTCTGACTGATCTGGTGAAAGTTCAGCCATTTCTGTAACTTTGTGTTACACAGACACGGTGCAGTTGATTCTCTTGCTACAGTGAAATCTCGTCTCCATATTCAGGTTGTTGTGTTGTGACTCATTAAGTACCTGGTCGGTTAGTGTCAGTAGTTGTTCTGAATGAGCTTCTTGTGTTCCTGCTTTCTCACAGTCACCTCCAATGATCAAGTCACTGGTGATATTGGAGGCGACGCCCTGCTGCCCTGTTTCTACAATGGGGGAGGCCTCCCTGGCAAAGTCACAGCCTACTGGAGGGACAAGGATGACAACAATGTGTTGGACATAATTCAGAATGTACCAAACAATTCATCCCAAAACTCCAAATTCAAAGGTCGAGTGACAAGTTTCCCTGATCTGTACAAGAAAGGAAACTTCTCCATCGTCCTGAAGAACCTGCAGAAGCAGGACAGCGGGGTCTACCAGTGTGACATCATAGCAGTGGACTATACCAACAAGGTCACCCTCACAGTCTCAGGTGGGTTTTGTGATAACGAACAGGTGAGTTTAAAGTGAACATGAAGAATCATAGTGGACAAGTTGAGACAGAGTTTCTGTCCGTTGTCCCCTGAGGTTGTTCGTGCTGTAACACTGACACCTGCTGGACTGGATTGGTGTTAAAcactattaaaacatttgttatattttgatTGAAATCATCATGATCAACTATAAAGAACATGTCTGACATGGTCTTTCTTGCTCTGAACAATGTTTGAAGCATTTTGTTTGAAGTCTCTTTGACATTTCACTGTTGGAGGATTAAACCTTAAAGCTACAagtctttgttttgtcagtAACAGTGACATGATGTTATGTCAGAGATGTGGGGACAGTGAGACCTGTCTTGTTGGACATGTTAATGAtgctgcttcatgttttcaATGAACACATGATACTAACTtcagatactgtgtgtgtgtcgttgTCCATGTTGCAGAGAAGATGGTGACTCCTCGTGCTGCTGCTTCTACTACTACTGCTTCTACTGCTACTGAGAGTAAAGGAGCATCAGGTGCTGCATCAGTGTCTCTAATGTCTCTCCATCTGACTCTGCTGtctgttcctctctctctgcttctttcacCATGAAACTACACACAGGTGATGAAACTTAGCTTCTGCATTATTCAAACATCTTTCATCTGCAAACAAAATTTCTAAAGTCAACTGGATGTGTCCTGGTCTCTGGCTTTCTCGTGTCCAGAGTCTGGTCCTAAAGCGATAAGACACGGCTGGTAACAAACAGAGGGTGTAGTGAACCATGCTAACATTTCAGTTCATCAGCAGAAGCTCAGGGAAAACTTTGAAGTTACCAGTCAGACCTGATACGTTAGAGATTCAACATTTAGATCTTTAGTGAGCAAATTAAAAATAGGAAactaatggaaaatattttcaaaccTCATTTACTCTAAGTGTAACTTTCTGACACCCAGAGGTTGCAGAACATGATGTACATACAGTGGGTcatgtacacacatgtacacacattaaTGTCACATAAGATAAACTTTCCAAACAATcggtgtcattttaaaatgctgcacacTCAGACCTCTGAGAGTCACATCCAGGCTGAATTAGGATTTCAACTTTTATTGTTTCAATGTGGTTTGTAGTTTTTCTTCCTTCCAATTGAGATGAATCCCAACACTGCTGATGTGATGAATTAAATACACAGCACTTCATGATGCCAGTCACACACTGAGTGAACAATGATTTTACTTCCAGACCCATCAACACACAACATCATGTTTCTGGAGAAGTGAGGAATCAGTTTTATTATCTTCTGTTCCTCTGCTGCTGTTCAGCAACTTTGTGTGTCATCACTTACCTCAAACTACACATTTATGACTGGAATTATTTCTTTGCTGAAGTCAAATTGTTATAATAATTGTTGTGCTTTCATCTGAAGACAAATGAAATaagtttgtttctgttctatTGAAATTCACCAAATTCTGCTTGAATTTAAAGTTGATTAGTTTTGAAGAAAGCTGCACAAATACTGTGTTGCATATCATTGTGTATTTAATGAAGTTTATTGTCTTACATGAAGGGACTAGTTTAGTTTTGCATTGCTGGATGTTGAGTCGAGTAAGGATGCACTGATAGCAGCATCATGTACGGAGGTGAACTGGTCATTGAGTCAGCGGTAAAACACTGATTGGATTTTACTACACAACAAAGCTCGACACCCAAACTGCTCGTTCcatctgctgctgttgaacCGAGTGGCTGCTTTTCTTATTTACACTTAAGTTTCTGTTCACTACAAAGCTGGAAACTTTTAAACAGCTTCTGTTGAGTCCGCGTGCTGGTGTCATTTCACTACGTCTGCTGTCAGCATGATGCAAATACAGTCAAGCACTGGAAAGTTGTATCAGTGCATCCATCCTTGGCCACTTTagtcatttagttttattgtcagttcaCCTGTATAAACTGCTCAGTTCTCCCGTCTCAGTATCAAATGCATAATGATAATCTCATTATTTATCATCAGAGTGTTACAGTGTCAGTTATCAGTTCTCTTTATTTTACCATCTTTGATAAGCTTCAGCACCTTCTGTGCAAActtctgttgtgttttaaacCTTATGTATTCCAAAGTTTTATATGTGGGAATTAGAGGAATATTAACCTGATGTATTTATTATCTGAACAtctgtgtgtagtttgtggTTAGTGGAAGCAGTTTGTACTAGCAGATGCACTGGGTAAAGCAAAGCCCCCCtgtgtttactgttttacttttaacataaccaattgttttttctaaattgatataaaatataaaaccacaCCTACATATAAGGACAAGTGGGTCTGGAAGGTCCAGGTACAGCTGAATCAGCTTCCTTTTCACCATGAAGACACAACACTCAGATTTTCATCTGTTACCTGGAGTTGTGTCTTCATGGTGAATAGCAGTGTTCAGCAGTAAGTGGACCTTCTAGATGCATATTTATACTGTAATCCTTTAAACAGTCACTGCGCTCAGCTGATCCCATTTAAGTCAACTGAGACTGTGGAAATCAACAGGCTGCACtatttgttttgggggggggtcaaaaaacacaaaatacataaactatgatttaatgttttaaaaactaataGTTGAAAATAGGGCAAAACTACCATCTTGTCTAAGTTTCTCTGGATAGAAAGTGTTTGTtgggttttatttaaactttcCATGTCCATCAACATCTGGATGATGCTGAATTGAAGTCGCTTGAAGACGCTCTAAGATTCCATAAAGATGTTACATTCATTGAAGGATGTTGAAGTTgctgagataaaaataaaacctggaaATGGCTGAAAATAATCTGTTTGAGTTTTTCTGACACAGTGGAGACCGTTCACACATGGTGCACTGATGGTGATCAAACTCTATTGTCCACAGTTAACGTCACTATTCACATTTTCCTGTCTGAACCTCAGCGTTCACTGCATGGCCAACGTGCAGTCGGGCTGAAGTCAGGAGTCTGCACAAGTTACTGTTCACTGTTCCTGCCTGTTGTCATTTAAACTTGCCTATCACCCTGCAGAAGATAGTGGAACCCCCGAACCCCCCCCCAGCACCTCATACAGACACTGATCTGATTTGAGCTGTTCACCGTGGCTGAGCTACAGCTCACATCGAATCCCTGCTCATCTCCACCTGTCACCCTCACAATTTGATGGGCCTCCCTGCCAAACCTCCAGCACAAAGACTGAGCCACATTTAAAAGCAATCAGTCTAAATAATTACTTATTTCACatgtataaattattaaatataagattttcaatttagttttcattatttaaggatataaaacaaattaaaaagtctAATATTTTTTGAAATTCCAAATATGTAGAGAACCATTTAATGTAAGAAAATATAAATCTTTggactgagttttttttttttttttttttttttttaacccctcAGGATTCAGGAAGTAAATGAATCAACCACAGATGttgcaaagattaaaaaaaacaaaaaaaaaacagcagtccTGAGTCAGcgttgtgtttatgttttttttgatgGATGTGAGCTTAGATCAGCAATTGTCAACAAGCAGAGACCTCAGTGTTTTTTAATGACACCAAACCCTGTGGACAGATGGCAGGGGGACAGGGTCCACACTGTCCTGCTGAAGACACAGAGTTACTCTGTAACAGCAGGAATGAACCTTTACTCCTCAGGTCAGGTTCCACTTTTCATGGAAACAGGAGCATGGGATCAGGTCGGTGGAAACAGGACAGAGTCGTGGACACCACGTGATCATTTCTGTTATTCTCAGACCAGCAGAGTTTGAAGAAGCAGATGAATTGGCTCCATCTGCTGTCACAGTGTTGTTACTGCAGAAAAGGAGTCTGAATGAAACAGATGGAGACGTGTCCTGGGAGGACTGCAATGAGAACTGGGACAGAGCTGGTCCCTGCTGATTCATACAGGTGAATTTGTCCTCTCCTTCCAAAGGAAGCAGACACATGCTCTACtgaccatccactgtgtttacttggatCAGGTGTTGAgggatttctgtggctctttaatTCTGTGCGTCCTCACCTTATGTCCAGCTCTTTGGACATTCTCTCAGTGGTTGTCTCATTGTTGAAATGACACagctgttactgtcactgtgtgatggTCCAACATGAAACAGCTTAAAccatcatttatgtctgttACTAATAATTAATGAGCCTCCAAAACCTAAAGCAGTACTgaagagacagggagacaaaaatggtcaaatacttttacttttaatacttctACTTGAgtacatttttgtacttttagttAAGTACACTGAGTAGTTCATTAAACCATATGTCAGCAAAGTAACAGAattacattaacaaaaaaacaaaagtcattgctgctcaaagttaagggaaaactaggctcaacagaactatggctcttagtcagcctggctacagtgctgaacagaaaccgggggttgttcttgttttcttctattaatgatgaataatatgctgttctggcatcactgagagcttttttgtacgtttttaaactatttttccaggctaaatgagattcttctaactttctggaagaccacttcctttctaactttcgtgtttcctgttttaagttgcgtgtttgtgaactataccatggagatcgcctctgctgatttactgccttctttttcagaggggcaacactatcgagtattgtacgtagtgaggctgcagaattgtcaacaagataatctacttgtgcaggagtaacattaaggagactactttccattgtattaacatatggtgaagcaaatgatgaagaaataatttctttaaatttgttgacagctttttcacttaagcatctgctatagtggaatttttccctaactgctgtatagtccgttattgtaaattcaaatgttattaaaaaatggtcagacagaagagagttgtgaggaaatatggttaaattatccgtttcaattccatacgtaaggacaaggtctaacgtgtgactaaaacagtgagtgggtttatttacattttgggaaaaaccaattgaatctaataatgaattaaacgcagtgctcaggcagttactgtcagcgtctacatgaatgttaaagtcacccactataatgactttatctgtactaagcactaaatcagctagaaaatcagaaaattcaatctaAAACTCTGAGTTAGGAACTGGAGGACGACAGCAAGTAGAAGTGGTTTGAGAGAGGATTGGTTTAGGGTGTGTCCTGTTATTACATCCTACACGGGTTAGTATCTCGTTGTTTGAACAGGAGAAGGACACAGTATCTTTGCTGCCGGATGCACAGTGATCCTGATCTAACACACATTCTCGGATGTTTGCATCTGAATTGACGCCTTAGGACTTACAGACATCATGGACAGAGGGgacaggtcagtttgtggggacatggaaaatgtgtttttctcttattaTTTAAACCAAACAATTTTGTAAAAAGCTAAAGGCTAATTATTAGCGAATGTCTTTGtctcattgttttattgttgcgaTGACAGAGCTGTTAGTGTGGCTCAGTGTCTTTAAAATGTCCTGTGACATCTTTGTAGCTTTCTTAGTGAGGACAGACAGTGTCCAAAAGTTCTGAGAGACTGTTTGGAAAATTTTCCAGTCAAATCATATGTAAATAAGGACATCAGGTGTGCAGCTTATGTTTCAGCTGATAAGTGACTGAGGGGAAGTACCGAATATTTGCTGCTGTCGGTGTAAAACCAGTGAGTCCACAGTGTTTAAAGGgttatataataaaaagtatgttGGAGCTGAGTGAGTAGGAGgtgatgttttggttttacaggTTGATACGATGAAGCtgaaatgtgcagaaaaaacacatcgtcgcatgtttgatttgttatTGGGTCAGTGACAGATGAAGGTCAGAAATCATCTGATGCATCTTATTTAGTAAACAGGAGCATAGTGTGTCACCTGCTGATCCTTTCAAGTACAAATACCTCAGAGTAGTACTTACTGTCAGTACACTGTCTGAGTACTGACCACAACgctttaataataatgtgtttccCTGACTGTTTGGATGCgttgctgtgtttgtgacacacacatttccacacTATATCTAGCCAGTGTTTTCAAAGATCTTCCCAGACACCACATGGGTGGAGATGATTATGGGGCTCAGTGTTTGAGTCTGTTCCCACCGCAACAGGAATCCAACCTCAGCTCATTCCTGTGTCATCATGCTCTGTTTCAGCCTGTGGCTTCTGGTACTGACCTACAGTATGTTGAAGTACCCGCTGCAGTATTTGACGCccagaggttcagtgtcttgcccaaggacacttcatagccaggagggaccaggagtcgaaccactgagcctgtggtTAAAACGACTGCACCTTTGTTTGGTGAGCGGCGGCTGTTCACCTGTGAGAGCAGCTGTTGTTTTATTCCATGAGGTCACATGATTTTTATTGTGTTACTTGTTGCGCTTGTGCTGAGGAGCATCTGCAGCAaatgtatgtataaaaaaacCTGCTGCTGTTATCAGGAAACATGTTGACATCTGCCTGaagccatcatcatcatcatcatcaccctcCTCCTTTTAAAGCAAACCAACTAGCTGGAAATCCCCTGTTGGATTTCTTCTCTTCATCTTTAAGGTGTTAGGTTCTCATCATGTGCATCTTTAATCATGATGAGGGATTTAAACTGATTTGCTGTTTGAGCCTCACACACTTTACcaactgtttaaatgttgtaGGCTGCTGTCGGAAGTCCATCTTCTCCTTTGataacatgaacacacacacgttatgTCGAAGCCTGTTCCGTCCCTGTAACTACCTGTGAACCCCTGAAGTGTTTCCAGGTGAAttagagagaaataaaacaccTTGTGTACACGGGAGCAGAGCCggttcagcagcttctccagtTTCACTTTACTTGTCAGCGTATTGCTGATATTAACCTGTGTCCGTGCACAGAACTGTATTATACTGTAAACGTTCTCCGCCACTCAGACTTTGAAGATCCAGCACATCTGCAGAGTAACGTTATTGTTTTTAACAGGGCTGAATTATAATCAGAggtgttattttattaatattaataaattgaCTGCCTGTCACTTGAGTAGGTCTTTTAGTTTGAATGTGACGGGTCTGTAACAGGTGATTCAAACAGAACTCGGTGGTTCTGGTGAATCTGATAAGACCCACAGGAAGTTCTGGTTATTTTAAAGCTGCTCCTGTTTGTCCACAGGCCTGCGCTGGTTCCACTTCTCCTCCTGGTGATTTGCAGCCTGACGTCAGGTAAGAAGACTGAAACGTCCCTTTATCTGTTCAGGTAaaatcagacagacagatgggTCCAGACAGGAGACGTCCTGCTGCTAAACAGTTCACACATGAATGAGTCTCTGTAAACCTGCTCTGGACTCGAGACTTCGTCTGTCTGAGATCATAAAGACATGGTTATTTTTGACCTAGAtgtggcagctgtggctcagatCAATCAgaaccacacatgcacacacaaacgaGACACAGACAGCAgtaaaaagtgtgtttcctgcttTCAATAGGACAGATCATGTCCACAGAACCAGGACTCTCTGACCCACTTGTGTTTCTCATAGTGATCTGCCAGCTTCAGGTCTACCAGGGCTTTATTGGACTTGATGTCCTGCTGCCCTGTGTCTACAGCGAGGAAGACCCTCTACCTGAGACAGTTAGTGTCTACTGGAGAGACAAAGACGATAACATTGTCCTGGACATCATTGACAGCAGTCCAAAAAAAGGCTTGGGGGACCTGATGTTCAGAGAGCGCGTGGAAAGTTTCCCAGAACTGTTCAAGAATGGAAACTTCTCCATCATCCTCAGGAAGCTGCAGCAGACGGATGCTGGACTCTACGAGTGTCACATCCCCAAGGTGGACTTCCAGGTCAAAGTCTCCCTAATGGTCTCAGGTAAGTGTTTCTGTAAACAGCCCCATATGAATAATGGAAGTGACCGGGATGTCATTCCTGTGCTTGGACACATGGACAGATTAGCAGAGGAGAAACatcagcagagacagagggacgCTAATGGACAAGAACAGGAGATAGTTCTGCTAATGCAAAGACAAGACAGATGAAGGGTTTCATATAAAGTTCAGGTGCCGCTGAAGCCAACTTCAGTCCCTCAGAGGacagaataaaaagacaattaGAGTCTTTATCCTGTTGGTCTTTCTTCAGGACAGAAGCTCCTGGTCAGTGGTTGTAgatgaagtaaaagtactgcaaaCACAGCGACATTCAGCAGTAAATCCCAGGTGAGGCTGAAGACTCCATGAAACCAGCTTCAGCTCAGGACGTCTGTCACTGAGGGGTCTTAGTTTAGTTTTAATGGGTTTTACTGTCTTTGGAGAATTTGTCTTAGGAGAGAAACTAGAAAATGTCCTCCTGAAAACAAACGTGAGACTGTGTGTCATCGTCCAGTGTTGGTGTGATTCAGAGATTCTTCAGGCCGTTGAACTAATGTGATGCTGACATTTGACTTCATGCTGTGGTTTATTTGCGCGGCAGCATTTTTTTATAACAATCAGATGATGtgttgaagctgtttttttttgctcatgttGCAGATGCacaagctgcagcagcaacCACAACGACTCTTCCTCATGTTCGATCAGTTCAGAACGCAGCAGAAGGACTGAAGTCCGTCCCCCTGAGTCtgctctgtcttcctctctctgtggtTTTATGGTGTTTAAACTTGACCTACGTCAGAGTTTAATGTCTGCAATAAAACCTCATTGCTGCACATTGTGAGCTTTACTGCAGgtaattttcagtttgtttatgtGATGCACAGCGGCTTTAATGATGGAGACACAGGAAGAACATCAGCTGCACCACCTGTCCCTGTCTTCAAATTATAATAAGAAATGGAAC encodes:
- the LOC137125560 gene encoding nectin-1-like yields the protein MDRGDRPALVPLLLLVICSLTSVICQLQVYQGFIGLDVLLPCVYSEEDPLPETVSVYWRDKDDNIVLDIIDSSPKKGLGDLMFRERVESFPELFKNGNFSIILRKLQQTDAGLYECHIPKVDFQVKVSLMVSDAQAAAATTTTLPHVRSVQNAAEGLKSVPLSLLCLPLSVVLWCLNLTYVRV
- the LOC137125554 gene encoding CD276 antigen homolog isoform X1 gives rise to the protein MVLKEVDWTQYFDALKDDRKPQIDREQENHKLEVICIFVVFTLTTVTSNDQVTGDIGGDALLPCFYNGGGLPGKVTAYWRDKDDNNVLDIIQNVPNNSSQNSKFKGRVTSFPDLYKKGNFSIVLKNLQKQDSGVYQCDIIAVDYTNKVTLTVSEKMVTPRAAASTTTASTATESKGASGAASVSLMSLHLTLLSVPLSLLLSP
- the LOC137125554 gene encoding V-set domain-containing T-cell activation inhibitor 1-like isoform X2, with the protein product MDVLRRLEVICIFVVFTLTTVTSNDQVTGDIGGDALLPCFYNGGGLPGKVTAYWRDKDDNNVLDIIQNVPNNSSQNSKFKGRVTSFPDLYKKGNFSIVLKNLQKQDSGVYQCDIIAVDYTNKVTLTVSEKMVTPRAAASTTTASTATESKGASGAASVSLMSLHLTLLSVPLSLLLSP
- the LOC137125554 gene encoding V-set domain-containing T-cell activation inhibitor 1-like isoform X3; this encodes MVLKEVDWTQYFDALKDDRKPQIDREQENHKLEVICIFVVFTLTTVTSNDQVTGDIGGDALLPCFYNGGGLPGKVTAYWRDKDDNNVLDIIQNVPNNSSQNSKFKGRVTSFPDLYKKGNFSIVLKNLQKQDSGVYQCDIIAVDYTNKVTLTVSDGDSSCCCFYYYCFYCY